The Primulina tabacum isolate GXHZ01 chromosome 7, ASM2559414v2, whole genome shotgun sequence genome includes a window with the following:
- the LOC142552085 gene encoding squamosa promoter-binding-like protein 9, producing MEKGDSVSSSSSVSGGSNSLNGLNFGKKIYFEDAGASALQPKTGGGSAQTPPSPAKKGRPGAVHGGAPPRCQVEGCNVDLSDVKAYYSRHKVCGVHSKSLNVIVAGLEQRFCQQCSRFHQLPEFDQEKRSCRRRLAGHNERRRKPQPGSLFSPRYGSLSSSMSGNHRKRGSFTVDFTSYPSLTGRESWPITPTSERAFGNQPPWQSNPPNYLPDLLQGSTTRPNHTVNIGVSSEVCFDGASNSCSALSLLSNQPWNSSARPLDLGINNFLGTNICTPTVHLPIDQYACPLWSFKGNQASDTPHEMPPDLGLGQIYQSSNNQYTGELGLAQQGGERFHDLEHSRGYDSPGHHVNWSI from the exons ATGGAAAAGGGTGATTCAGTTTCTTCGTCTTCCTCGGTCTCTGGGGGGTCGAATTCTTTAAATGGCTTGAACTTTGGCAAGAAAATCTACTTTGAAGATGCGGGTGCTTCAGCTTTGCAGCCCAAAACTGGTGGTGGATCGGCGCAGACTCCGCCGTCACCGGCGAAGAAGGGGCGGCCTGGGGCGGTGCATGGGGGTGCGCCACCGAGGTGCCAGGTTGAGGGGTGTAATGTAGATCTGAGTGATGTTAAGGCTTACTATTCAAGGCACAAGGTTTGTGGTGTGCATTCCAAGTCTTTGAATGTCATTGTTGCTGGCCTTGAGCAAAGATTTTGCCAGCAGTGCAGCAG GTTTCATCAGTTGCCTGAATTCGACCAAGAAAAAAGAAGCTGCCGCAGACGCCTCGCTGGCCACAACGAGCGTCGCCGTAAGCCACAGCCAGGATCTTTATTCTCCCCTCGCTATGGAAGTCTTTCTTCATCTATGTCAG GGAATCATAGAAAGCGTGGAAGTTTTACTGTTGACTTCACCTCATACCCGAGTCTCACCGGACGAGAATCCTGGCCAATTACTCCAACATCTGAAAGAGCATTTGGAAATCAACCTCCATGGCAGAGTAACCCACCAAACTATCTACCAGATCTGCTGCAGGGTTCCACAACTAGACCTAACCATACCGTCAACATTGGAGTATCTTCTGAAGTATGTTTCGATGGAGCCTCGAACTCTTGCAGTGCTCTCTCTCTTCTGTCAAATCAGCCCTGGAACTCTAGCGCCAGACCCCTGGATCTTGGGATTAACAACTTCCTTGGTACCAATATCTGCACACCAACAGTTCATCTGCCGATCGACCAATATGCATGCCCATTGTGGAGTTTCAAGGGTAATCAGGCTAGCGACACTCCGCACGAGATGCCTCCGGATCTGGGATTAGGACAAATTTATCAATCTTCTAATAATCAGTATACAGGAGAGCTGGGACTAGCTCAACAAGGTGGAGAACGGTTCCATGATCTGGAACACTCGAGGGGCTATGATTCACCAGGTCATCATGTGAACTGGTCGATTTGA